A single genomic interval of Gossypium raimondii isolate GPD5lz chromosome 11, ASM2569854v1, whole genome shotgun sequence harbors:
- the LOC105802924 gene encoding protein NIM1-INTERACTING 1: protein MASEKENHVVNGEDEEEEEKIEQFFALLRNFREARNRRKHELIQREQEEISKKKKKKKNKISKLGDDGEKSSWVPSFEWEDFTAEIEFRRPSIIFPPSFNNKQEGKKHEDDGLDLNLTLSPASS from the coding sequence ATGGCGAGCGAGAAGGAAAATCATGTTGTGAATGGTGAAGATGAGGAAGAAGAGGAGAAGATCGAGCAGTTTTTTGCGCTGTTAAGGAATTTTCGAGAGGCGCGTAATAGGCGAAAACATGAGCTGATACAAAGAGAGCAGGAAGAGATAagtaagaagaagaagaagaagaaaaacaagatAAGTAAGTTGGGTGATGATGGTGAGAAATCCAGTTGGGTTCCAAGCTTCGAATGGGAAGATTTTACTGCAGAGATTGAGTTTCGAAGACCATCCATCATCTTTCCACCCTCTTTCAACAACAAACAAGAGGGGAAAAAACACGAAGATGATGGTTTGGATCTTAACCTCACCCTGTCCCCAGCGTcatcttaa
- the LOC128034920 gene encoding uncharacterized protein LOC128034920 — MESRSSTSKKRKISRDDDEEEEENMEKFYALIKSIREARDRLIINNPSSAENMNKGGAADDQRETKKRKLLEEEKQVVAWNPSFQREDFMEEADKLKKLPPNPTSIGSTSQSKQGGDDNDQKEEVKDELDLNLSL; from the coding sequence atggAGAGTCGTAGCTCTACAAGCAAGAAGAGAAAGATTTCCCGTGACGATGATgaggaggaggaagaaaatATGGAGAAATTCTACGCTCTCATCAAGAGCATACGAGAGGCTCGTGATCGTTTGATCATCAACAACCCCTCATCAGCAGAAAACATGAATAAGGGTGGTGCTGCAGATGATCAAAGGGAAACCAAGAAGCGAAAGTTGCTCGAAGAAGAGAAGCAGGTTGTAGCGTGGAACCCTTCCTTTCAACGTGAAGATTTCATGGAAGAGGCTGATAAGCTGAAGAAATTACCTCCCAATCCCACGAGCATCGGCAGTACATCTCAAAGCAAACAGGGCGGTGATGATAATGATCAGAAAGAGGAGGTTAAAGATGAGTTAGACCTTAACCTTTCACTGTAG
- the LOC105802923 gene encoding polygalacturonase At1g48100, whose translation MVHSRLSLSIFCMSFVCFFLSAQGRWHHHHTKHKHHTHHHKISEISVPPFPAPEPSSPFAPEPASGPFAPEPSSPSAPHPTVPFAPEPSSPSNDGNANISTGVFDVRNFGAVGDGVTDDTEAFKMAWDSACQVNASVLHVPSGFSFMIQSTIFTGPCQGGLVFQVDGTLMPPDGPEDWPKNSSKRQWLVFYRINGMSLQGGGLIDGRGQKWWDLPCKPHKGINRTTLSGPCDSPIAIRFFMSSNLTVQGLKVKDSPQFHFRFDGCKNVHVESLHITAPALSPNTDGIHIENTNGVEIYNSVISNGDDCISIGSGCYDVDIKNITCGPGHGISIGSLGNHNSRACVSNITVRDSVIKVSDNGVRIKTWQGGSGAVSGITFSNIHMESVRNPIIIDQFYCLTKGCANQTSAVYVSDILYESIKGTYDIRSPPMHLACSDSVPCTNITLSDIELLPAQGDIVLDPFCWNAYGDMETLTIPPVSCLMEGIPRRILDNNDMGYCG comes from the exons ATGGTGCATTCTCGTCTATCCCTATCTATATTTTGCATGTCTTTTGTCTGTTTCTTCTTGTCCGCCCAAGGTAGATGGCATCATCACCATACTAAACACAAACATCATACTCACCATCACAAAATCTCTGAAATTTCAGTACCTCCTTTTCCAGCACCCGAGCCTTCCAGTCCCTTTGCACCTGAGCCTGCTTCTGGTCCTTTTGCACCAGAGCCTTCCAGTCCATCTGCACCTCACCCCACTGTTCCTTTTGCTCCCGAGCCTTCTAGTCCATCTAATGATGGAAATGCCAACATTTCTACTGGTGTTTTCGATGTAAGAAACTTCGGAGCTGTAGGGGATGGAGTGACAGATGACACAGAAGCATTCAAGATGGCATGGGACTCTGCTTGTCAAGTTAATGCATCAGTCCTTCATGTTCCTTCTGGTTTTTCCTTCATGATTCAGTCCACAATTTTTACAGGTCCTTGTCAAGGCGGACTTGTCTTTCAG GTTGATGGTACACTTATGCCTCCTGATGGACCCGAAGACTGGCCGAAGAATAGCAGCAAGCGCCAGTGGCTTGTCTTTTACAGAATCAATGGTATGTCCTTGCAAGGAGGTGGTCTCATTGATGGTAGAGGGCAAAAATGGTGGGATCTTCCTTGCAAACCCCACAAG GGCATAAACAGAACAACATTGTCTGGACCATGTGACAGCCCAATT GCTATAAGATTTTTCATGAGCTCCAACTTGACTGTGCAAGGACTTAAAGTTAAGGATAGTCCCCAATTCCACTTTAGATTCGATGGCTGCAAGAATGTCCATGTCGAATCCCTTCACATAACAGCTCCTGCCCTGAGTCCCAATACCGATGGGATTCACATAGAGAATACAAATGgtgttgaaatttataattcagTTATCTCTAATG GTGATGATTGCATATCTATTGGATCAGGATGCTATGATGTGGATATTAAGAACATAACTTGCGGACCTGGTCATGGAATCAG CATTGGGAGCCTAGGTAATCATAATTCAAGAGCGTGCGTCTCCAACATCACGGTTCGAGACTCCGTGATTAAAGTATCAGATAACGGTGTTAGGATCAAGACATGGCAAGGTGGATCTGGAGCTGTATCAGGCATAACATTCAGTAACATTCACATGGAAAGCGTTAGGAATCCAATTATAATAGATCAATTCTACTGCCTCACAAAGGGGTGCGCAAACCAAACATCAGCTGTTTATGTATCAGACATACTGTATGAAAGCATCAAGGGAACCTATGATATCCGAAGCCCTCCGATGCATCTTGCCTGCAGCGATTCAGTTCCATGTACAAACATCACACTCTCTGATATCGAGCTTCTTCCAGCTCAAGGAGATATAGTTTTGGACCCTTTTTGTTGGAATGCTTATGGGGATATGGAAACGCTAACCATTCCTCCTGTCTCCTGCTTAATGGAGGGTATTCCTCGACGAATCTTGGATAATAACGATATGGGTTATTGTGGATGA